A stretch of the Triplophysa dalaica isolate WHDGS20190420 chromosome 19, ASM1584641v1, whole genome shotgun sequence genome encodes the following:
- the rtknb gene encoding rhotekin 2b isoform X3 has translation MFCRNKTSRATVARGSALEMEVKRGQFRLSVLEDSAQDCEVQKLIEREVRIRDGACKLLAACSQRDQALEASKTLLTSNTRILALMSRLQRMKEVQAMQRAGRRSFDGGAIDDRLPCTAKVAISDIRIPLMWKDSEYFKNKGELHQCAVFCLLRAGTEIHNTDLVIVDRTLTDVCFDETLIFSDVPPDFDLRVELYSCCAEEDFSQGFSTRRLSRLGNSVTRASSKKFMATLETATSCGSHGNGIGSGGGSPVLPPIQSVQGPKYHLLAHTSLNLCHIQNSFRTHDLTISGTEDTSFWLPLYGSMCCRLVAQPLCMTQDVLCGNLRVRSEASPEEWSDVYGVLKGTELICYKQQSDTESLEKAMFTIPINKDTRVRATDKDLSLNSKSITISNQSGYESTYTILTRAPQDTQCWMEAFWQHFYDMNRSGEPKEEGKIKQSQEKKIVQSETRKILKN, from the exons ATGTTCTGCAGAAACAAGACTTCCAGAGCAACGGTCGCCCGCGGATCCGCGTTGGAGATGGAGGTGAAGAGAGGCCAGTTCCGGCTGAGTGTGCTCGAGGACTCCGCACAG GACTGTGAGGTCCAGAAATTAATCGAGAGAGAGGTGCGGATCAGAGACGGGGCCTGTAAGCTGTTAGCTGCGTGCTCTCAGAGAGATCAGGCCCTGGAGGCCTCCAAGACCCTCCTCACCTCTAACACCCGCATACTGGCCCTCATGAGCCGGCTGCAGCGCATGAAAGAAGTGCAGGCCATGCAGCGAGCAGGACGGAG GTCATTTGATGGTGGGGCTATTGATGACAGATTACCTTGTACTGCAAAAGTTGCCATTTCAG ATATCCGTATTCCTCTTATGTGGAAGGATTCCGAGTATTTTAAGAACAAAGGGG agCTGCACCAGTGTGCCGTGTTCTGTTTGTTGCGGGCAGGGACAGAGATTCATAATACAGATCTTGTAATAGTGGACAGGACACTCACAGACGTCTGTTTCGATGAAACATTGATATT CTCTGATGTTCCTCCAGACTTTGACCTGCGGGTGGAGCTCTATAGCTGCTGTGCAGAGGAGGATTTCAGTCAGGGCTTCTCCACCCGGAGGCTCAGCCGCCTGGGCAATTCTGTGACGCGGGCATCCAGTAAGAAGTTCATGGCAACTCTGGAGACGGCAACTTCCTGTGGTTCCCACGGCAACGGGATAGGATCCGGGGGAGGGTCTCCAGTACTGCCGCCCATCCAGTCTGTACA GGGCCCTAAATATCACCTACTGGCTCACACGTCTCTAAATCTGTGCCACATACAGAACTCTTTCCGAACCCATGACCTGACCATATCAGGCACAG AGGACACCTCATTCTGGTTGCCGCTGTATGGTAGCATGTGTTGTCGACTTGTGGCTCAACCGCTCTGCATGACTCAAGATGTCTTATGTGGAAACCTCAGAGTTCGG TCAGAGGCCAGTCCTGAGGAGTGGTCAGACGTCTATGGTGTCCTGAAAGGGACAGAATTAATTTGTTACAAGCAGCAAAGCGATACAGAATCTTTAGAGAAAGCAATGTTCACTATTCCCATTAATAAG GACACCCGTGTACGTGCCACAGATAAGGATCTGTCTCTAAATTCCAAAAGCATCACCATAAGCAACCAATCTGGTTACGAGAGCACGTACACGATTCTTACGCGTGCGCCACAGGACACACAGTGCTGGATGGAAGCATTCTGGCAGCATTTCTATGACATGA ATAGAAGTGGTGAACCGAAGGAAGAGGGCAAGATTAAGCAATcgcaagaaaaaaaaatagttcaGAGTGAGACAAGGAAGATTTTAAAGAATTAG